AAGAACTTTATCCCGACACACGCTGGTCGGTAATATCCAAAAAAGCCGAGGCATTGCTCGACCGCAGCAGGAGGCGATGACAAGGCGCCCCTCCGCGGCGCCCGACGAACTATGAAATATCTTAAAATACTCGCGGGACTTTTGATAAGCGCCGCGTTTCTTTGGCTGGCTTTTCGCAACATACACATCGGCGAAGTCATAAAGGAGGCGCTGGGCGCGAACATTCTTCTTATAATATCGGCGCTGGCGGTGTCGCTGGCCGGATTCTCTTTGAGGTGTCTCAGGTGGAAGATTATAGGGCGCCAGAAATACTCCGCGGTTCCGTGGAAAGTATTTTTCAAGGCGACCAATATGGGACTTATGCTCAACACATTCGTTCCGATGCGCGGCGGAGACCTTTTTCAGGCGTATGTCCTTGGTAAAAACGCGGGCGTGTCCAAAAGTTATGCCTTATCGACGGTGATTATCGAGCGACTCACGGATCTGCTGCCTCCGGTGATAATAATAGTGGTCAGTTCCGTTTTTATAGCGTTGCCGGCCATGATAACGCTTCCCAGGATATTTCTTCTGGTTTTGGCGGGTTTTCTTTTTCTGACGATGTTAGCGCTTTTCGGCCGGCGCATCGTAAAAATTTTCGGCACTTTCCTTGCCGCTCACCACAGCGCCAAGATTCAGTCATTGATGGACAATTTTCTCTCGGGGCTTGAACTTATCAAGGACCCGCTTATCCTGGCAAAAGTGTCGGGCCTTACGGTACTTTTCTGGACGTTGTCGTGCATCCACACTTTTTTGGTGCTGGAATCGCTGGGAATACATCTGCCGTTTTTTGCGGCGTTCACAGTTACGGCTGTTACCGTCATAAGTGTGGCCATACCATCTTCTCCGGGTTACGTGGGAATATGGGAATTTTTTGCCATGATGGGTCTGGGGATATTCGGCGTAACCGGTTCCAAGGCCGCGGGATTTGCCGTTGTTTTCCATTTCCTGTCGCTCTTGCCCACGACAGTTTTGGGGTTGTATTATCTTCTCGGGGACATAGGCTCGTACAGGGCGGCGTCCAAAGAATAAAATCTTTCCCGCTTTGCCAAAATATATTTTGAGACCGTTGAAAACCTCCGTAATTTGTCATTGCGTGGCACCGCCGTTTTGGTAGGGACAGGTCGCGACCTGTCCCTACTTCGTCACGGAGTTTACCCCGCACTCCGATGCGGGGTTCCTCGCAATGACGGCCAAGGGGACTTTTTCAATAATCTCATCTTGACAATTCCGGCTTCGTTTTGCTACAATATTAGCACTCAAAGGGCTTGACTGCTAACTAATTGCTCCTGAAAAAGTCATAAAAATGTCACCCTGAACCCTTCGCTTTTGTCACCCTGAGTGAAACGAAGGGTCTCGCTTTGGCTCAGGGCATGCTCTGTGAAGGGTCTATCTTGTTGTCGGAAAACGAGATTCTTCGCGGAGTTTATCCTGAGGCATTATGAGATTCTTCGCTACGCTCAGAATGACGTCGCCGAAGGACCCAGAATGACAAAATGTATAGTTTTTCAGGAGCAGCTAACTAATCCGGCGTGTTCCGCCGGATAGGCGCGGTCGTGAATTTTAATGAGAAAGGCAGACGTAGTAAAAACTAAAAACAGAAAAAACAAAATACTCCACGCCGCTGTGCATCATTACATAAAGACCGGCGCGCCCGCGAGTTCCAAGGTATTGGTCGGAGATTACGGCGTGGATTGTTCCTCGGCCACCGTCAGAAATATCCTTGCGGAATTGGAGGAAGACGGTTATCTGGCGCAGCCGCACACTTCGGCGGGCCGCGTGCCTACGGATAAAGGTTACCGCGCGTATGTGGATATGCTCGAAGGCGCGCGGCGTGTCGCGCTCGACGAGGCCTCAAGATTAAGAAAGGCGTACGACAACAGAGCGGCGGAACTCGAGGAAGTCATAGTAAACACTTCGCGGGTGCTTACTTCGCTGTCTCATTATTCCGGATTCGTGTCGTTGCCCGCCAAAGACAGGACGCGCATAAAGGACGTGGAGCTTATAACGGTTCCCGGGGGCAAGACGCTTTTTGTTTTTGTGACGGATACGGGACTTGTGAGACACCGCCTTTTCGGTTTTGAAATTTCGCGCGCGGCGGCGGGCTACATAAACGCTTATCTGCGCGAGCGGCTGGTCGGCGGCACGCTTGACGACGCTCAGAGCGCCGTATCCAATATTCAGGGCGATTTGGCCGGCAGTCCGGCGGACTTTCGGGATATAGGCCGTCTTCTGTCGTCGGCTTTTGATTATCAGGAGAATCTTCACATAGAGGGTGTGGCCAATATAATGGCTTTGCCCGAGTTCAGGGATTTGAACATCGCCGATTTTCTGGGCGAGTCCTCGCTCGAAGCGGGACACCGCCCCGGACCTCTTGCCCGTGTCATACGTGATAATATGACCGCGCTCGACGTGAAAGTCATAATCGGCGCGGAGACCCGCTGCAAGGGTTTTGAGTGCGCCAGCGCGGTTATAAGGTCGTATAGCCGCGATGAGCGCCCCGTCGGAGTGCTGGGTATTCTCGGGCCGAAGCGGATGGAATATTCAAAGATGATGTCCATAGTGGACAACGTATCAAAAATGCTTGAAAAGGCGCTTAAAGATATATGACGAAAAAAGAAAACGAATCCGTGGATTGCAAGAAAACCGTTCCGGAACCGGTCTCCGGAAGCGATGCGCCGGCCGCTTCGCCGGTCGATCCAAATAAGGCCGCGACTCAGGGCGGCGCGGATTATTACGAGCAGTTATTGCGGCTGCGCGCGGATTTTGAAAATTATCGCAAACGTGTCGAACGCGAAAAAGCCGCCCAGCGGGCTTGGGCTAAGGAGGAGATACTTGTTAAGCAGATATCTCTTCTTGACATAATGACGCAGGCGCTTACGGCCGCGAAAAACACCCGCGATATCGAGGGTGTGCTTGTTGGTCTTGAGATGATAATAAAGGAGTTTGAAAAGATGCTCGCCGAGGAGGGTGTTACGGCGGTTGCCGCCGACGGCAGTTTTAATCCGGCGGTTCACGAGGCCGTAGAGACGCTGGAAGATGCGTCGTTGCCCGACGGCGGCATAAAAGAAGTTATGAGCAAAGGTTATATGATGGGCGAGCGGCTTATCCGTCCCGCCCGCGTAAAAATTGTAAAAAATAAAACACAGGATAAAGAAATCCCCCTGAATCCCCCTTTTGCAAAGGGGGAAAAAGACGAATCTGTTCTATAGCACTCACCCCTCTTTTTGAAAGAGGGGTCGGGGGAGATTTAATAGGAGGCAGTATGTCAAGAATAATAGGTATAGATCTGGGAACTTCAAACTCCGCCGCTTCGGCGATGGAGGGCGGCAAGGCGGTTATAATTCCGTCGGCCGAAGGCACATCTATTGGCGGCAAGGCGTTTCCGTCCTACGTGGCGTTGACCAAAGACGGTCAGGTGCTTATAGGCGAGCCGGCCCGCCGTCAGGCGGTGTCGAATCCCGAGGGAACTTTTACGGCGTTCAAGAGAAAAATGGGCACGGACTTCAAATATAAGGCGCACGGCAAGGATTTCACGCCGCAGCAGTTGTCGGCCTTTATACTTCAAAAAATAAAGTCCGACGCCGAGGCGTTTCTGGGTCAGAAAATCGATAAAGCGGTCATTACGGTGCCCGCTTATTTCAACGACAATCAGCGTCAGGCGACCAAAGACGCCGGAACCATCGCGGGACTTGAAGTTGTCCGTTTGGTTAACGAGCCGACGGCGGCATCGCTTTCCTACGGAATCGACAAGGCCGGCGCCGACCAGATAATTCTGGTGTTCGATTTGGGCGGCGGAACGCTCGACGTCACGATAATGGAAATGAGCAAGGACGGCACTTTCAATGTTCTTGCCACTTCGGGAGACACCCAGTTGGGCGGAACCGATATGGACAACGCGCTGATAGACCATATCGCCGGAGAGTTCAAGAAAGAAAGCGGCATAGATTTAAGAAACGACAAAATGGCGATGCAGCGTCTCAAAGAAGCCGCCGAGAAAGCCAAAATAGAGCTTTCAAACATTCTTGAGACCGACATCAACCTGCCGTTTATTACGGCCGACGCTTCGGGACCTAAGCATTTGACGATGAAAATATCCCGCGCAATTTTAGAGAAGCTCGTGCATCCCATAGTCGCGCGCTGCGCCGCTTCGATAGCGGGCGCGATAGAGGATGCCAAGGGAGCTCCCGGCTCGCACGTGAAATCCGTTTCGGACATAAGCCGCATAATTCTTGTGGGCGGACCCACGAGAATGCCGATGGTGCAGAAATTTGTGGAGGAACAGGCCGGTAAAAAAGTCGAACGCGGCGTAGATCCAATGGAGTGCGTCGCAATGGGCGCGGCCATTCAGGGCGCGGTTCTTACGGGCGACGTCAAGGATATTCTTCTTCTGGACGTTACGCCTCTTACCCTGGGCATAGAAACCCTGGGCGGAGTGCGCACGCCTCTTATAGAGCGAAACACGACCGTTCCCGTAAAAAAGTCGGAGACGTTTTCGACCGCGGCCGATTCGCAGATGTCCGTGGAAGTTCACGTGCTTCAGGGAGAGCGTCCTATGGCCTCCGACAATGTTTCGCTCGGCAGATTTATGCTCGACGGAATACCGCCGGCTCCGCGCGGGGCTCCTCAGATAGAAGTGACGTTCGACATAGACGCATCGGGCATACTCCACGTAACGGCCAAGGACAAAGGCACGGGCAAAGAACAGTCGATAAAAATCGAGGCGTCGTCCAAGCTTTCCAAGGACGAAGTCGAAAAATACGTCAAGGAAGCGTCTCAGTATTCCGACGCCGACAAAAAGAAAAAAGAGGAAATCGAGGCCAAGAACGAACTCGACACTGTGATATACGGCACGGAAAAGGCGCTCAAGGATCACGGCGACAAACTTTCGCAGGACGAGCGGCTGGGTATCGAGCGCGCCGTGTCGGAGGCGAAGGAATCCGCGAAACTTTCGGATGTCGAAAAGATCAAAAAAGCCAAGGACGCTCTCGTCAAAGAATCGTACAAAATCGCCGAAATCGCCTATAAGCAGTCGCAGGCCAAAGGCGGCGCGGCGGGACAGGGCGGGCCTTCGGCCGCGGGCGGCGCGGAAGGCGCCGCGCCAGGCGGCGAGGGCAATAATAACAGCAACAACAATAATGTCGTGGACGCTGAAATCGTCGACGAGGACAAGGGCGGCGGCCCGGAATCCAAATAACGGCCGATGCCCAAGGACCTCTACGAAATTCTCGGCGTAAAAAAGACCGCTTCGCTTGACGAGATAAAGCAGGCCTACCGGTCTCTGGCCATAAAGTTTCATCCGGACAAAAATCCGGGAGACAAGAGCGCCGAGGAAAAGTTCAAGGAAATCAACGCGGCGTACGAGGTTCTGGCCGACGCTAAAAAGCGAGACCTCTACGACAGGATGGGGCCCGCCGCGTTTACCGGCGGCGGAGCAGCCGGCCAGGGCGGCGGCTATGCCCGCTACGCCGATGGCGTTGACTTCGGCGATATTTCCGATTTGTTCGGTGATGTCTTTGACATTTTTGGCGCGCAGGCCGCCGGCGGCCGGTCGTTCCGCTATAAACGGCAACGTGCCGAACGCGGCGTAGACATCCGCATCGGCATAGAACTTGCCCTGCGCGACGCGCTGTCCGCCGTCGAGAAACACCTCGAAGTTCCGCGCATGGAACCCTGCGCCGCGTGCCGCGGCACGGGCGCCAAAGGAGGCGCGGCGCCGCGCACCTGCCGCGATTGCGGAGGCCGAGGACAAGTCGTATCAAGCAGAGGATTTTTTACATACGCCTCGCCTTGCCCCGAATGCGGCGGCAAAGGCACGGTTATCGACGAGCCGTGTACTTCGTGCCGCGGCACGGGACTTGAGCGAAGATTGCACAAAATCACCGTAAAAGTTCCCGCCGGAGTGGCCGACGGCACCGTGCTTAAAATCGCCGGCTCCGGCGAAGTTTCGTCGGCCGGATACCCGGGCGACCTCTACATAAGCATTCGCCTTCGCAAAGATCCGCAGTTTGACCGGCAGGGCGACGACGTTATTTTTGAAACCCACCTTCACTACCACCAGTTCGTCTTCGGGGCCGACATAGAAGTGCCCACTTTGGAAGGCACGGCCACCGTCAAGGTTCCGCCGTCGACGACTCCGGGGACTATTCTTAAACTCAAAGACCACGGCATACCGCATCTGGGACGACGGGGCCGCGGCGACCAACTCGTCAAATTGAAACTCAAAATGCCCCAAAATATGAGCGAACGCCAGAAGCTTTATCTGAGACAATACGCGCAGTCGCTGGCGGAATAATTTTTTGGTTTGATCCCCCCTTGAAAAGGGGGGATACAGGGGGATTTGATAAATCTCCCCCGACCCCTCTTTTTTAAAGAGGGGCATTGTGGTACAACATCATGCCGCATTTTTATTGTCACCCCGAAAACATTACAAACCAAAAAGAATTCAAACTCTCACCCGAAGAATCCCGCCACGCCGCCAAAGTCCTGCGTAAAATTGAGGGCGACGAAATTTCCCTGTTCGACGGCAAAGGCAATTCGTTCCGCGGGAAAATAACATCGACCGCCGGAGTTGTCTCAGGCGTGATCGTTTCCTCCGCCGATGATAAATCCCCGTCGAGCCGCCCCCCTGTCAAACTGTGCTTTTATCAGGCCGTTCCAAAAAAATACAAGTTTGAAGATATAATCGACAAGCTTTCACAACTCGGCGTGTCAAAAATCATACCCGTCATCACCGAACGCACCATAGTCAGATTGTCCGCCGACGACGCCTCCCGCAAACTCGTCCGATGGCGCGCCGCCGCTCTGGCCGCCTCAAAGCAGTGCGGCCGCCCCGACATCCCCGAAGTTCTTCCGCCCGCCCAATTCGCGGACGCTCTTTCAGCCGCCGCAGCGTCGGGTTTCCCCGCGATAATCGCATGGGAGGCGGAAAAGCAAAACGCCAAAAAGACCATACGCGAAGTTTTATCGCCTTCGCCCGCCGGCCTCAATATATTCATCGGCCCCGAGGGCGGTTTTTCCGTCCGCGAAATCGAACTCGCTTTCGCCATCCTGGCCTCGGCAAAAACCATAGGTCTCGGCCCGAGAATCTTAAGGGCCGACACCGCCGCGGAGGCCGTCGCGGCAATCCTCGGCTACGAAATCTCCGTCGACGACCCTCGATGAAAATTCATTTCTACACCTTCGGCTGCAAAGTAAATCAGTACGACACCCAGTCGCTGAAAGATAAACTCGAAGCCGAAGGCCACACTTCTTCCGAGACCATCGCCGATGCCGACGCCGTGATAATCAACTCCTGCACCGTCACCGCCGAAGCCGACAGACAGTGCCGACAAATCGTGCGCAGAATGCTCAGGGAATCCGGCAGCGCCCGGATAATAATAAATGGCTGTTACTCCCGTCGAGCCCGCGAAGAACTCACGGAAATATTCAAGGATGCCCCGCGCGTTCGCGTTGCGTCGTCCTCCGGCGAAATACTCGAAATGCTTCGCCCGCAATATAAAAAACCCGGCGTCCCGTCGGGCGACGTCAAACCTTACCTGCCCGAATTTTCGGCCGCGCCCCTCAAAAACTTCCTTGAAAAATCCAGGGCGTACGTTAAAATTCAGGACGGCTGCGACCAATTCTGCTCATACTGCATCGTGCCGACCGTCCGCCCCGCGCTGTCGAGCCGTCCCTCGCGCGAAGTCCTTGCCGAAATCAGTTCTCTGACGGCAAACGGATACCCCGAAATCGTGCTGTGCGGCGTGCGTCTCGGCCGCTACGCTCCCGCCGCCGGATACACGCTCGAAAATCTCATCGCCGAACTTCTGTCGTTGCGCGACGATTTCCGCATCCGGCTCTCGTCGATAGAAATAAACGAAATAACCCCCGGCCTTATCCGCCTGATGAAAGAAAAACCCTTGAGAATTTGTCCACATCTGCATATCCCGCTTCAATCCGGCTCCGACGCCGTACTGAAGAAAATGAACCGGCCGTACACGGCAGCCGAGTACGAAAATAAAATTTCCTCGATAAAAAAAGAATTTTCCGATGCCGGCGTTACGCTTACCATTACCACCGACGTTATCGTCGGCTTTCCTTCCGAGTCCGACGAGGATTTCAAATCCACCCGTTCGCTGTGCGAAAGAGTCGAGTTTTCCAAACTTCACATCTTCCCTTATTCGGAGCGCCCCGGCACCGCCGCCTCAAAGATGACCCTCCGGCGCGACGCCGCATATCTGCGCGCTCTCGACACGCGAAAAAAAAATCTATTTGAGCTGACCGCCCGCCTCGAAAAAACGGCCCGCGCCGCCTCGGAACGCGAGGCGCACAGAGCCATCGCGCTGGGCCGCGGCTGGGTGCTCACCGAGGACTATCAGTATTACAAAACGGACACTCCCGCGCCCGACGGCATTTTCGATTTTGAACCGCCCCGCATTCCTTGACTGAAACGGATGAATTTGCTATCATAAAAACATTCGCGTGTGGCCAAATTGGCCGCAATTTTACCGCTCGCCTTTTTTGAAATAAATGATAAGGAGCAGTCCCTCAAAATGAGAAGACCCATAATAGCCGGTAACTGGAAGATGTACAAGTCGCTCGCCGAAGCCCTCGATCTCGTCGAAAATCTTAAATTATCCTGCTCGTCCGTCGCCGACAGAGACGTTGTGGTATGCCCGCCGTTTACGGCTCTTGCCATAGTGTCTCAGTCGATAAAAAAGTCGGCGCTCAAACTGGGCGCGCAGAATCTTCACTGGGAAAAAGAGGGAGCATACACCGGAGAGGTTTCGGCCAAAATGATAGTCGACGCCGGCTGCTATTATGTCATCATAGGACATTCCGAGAGAAGACAGTATTTCGGCGAAACCGACGATACCGTCAATAAAAGAACGAAAGCGGCTCTTGCCGCCGGCCTTATCCCTATTGTTTGCGTGGGCGAAACGCTTGCCGAGCGCGAATCGAATCGCGCGTTCGAGGTCATAGAACGCCAGATGAAAGGCGGCCTCGCGGGTCTTTCCGTCGAAGATTCTCAAAAAATCGTGGCGGCTTACGAACCCGTCTGGGCAATAGGCACCGGCAAAACCGCCACTCCGGAACAGGCGCAGGAAATCCACGCCTTCATCCGCGAAAAATATTCCGCGCTTTACGGCGGCTCGGCGGCGTCGGGTTTAAGAATTCTCTACGGCGGTTCCGTCAAGCCCGATAACGCGGCAAACCTTATGAGACAGGCCGATATCGACGGCGCGCTCGTCGGCGGCGCGGCTCTTAAAGCCGACGATTTCGCCAAAATAGTAAAATACTGACGCGTCGTTGTTTTTTTTGAAGTCATTCTGAACGAAGTGAAGAATCTTCTTCCGCATACAAAACAGGGATTCTTCGCCCCAATGGACATCGGGGCTCAGAATGACACTTGGCGGAGGAATACATGGAAGAAAAACTTGTCAACGAAATAACGATGTCGCTGGCTCTGCGTCAGAAGCGCGAAAAGAAACCCGTCGTAGCCAACGTTTCCAACCGGCACATGCACATCTGCCGCGAGGATTTGGATAAATTGTTCGGCGCCGGATACGAACTTAAAATAAAAAATAAACTTATGCAGCCGGGCGAATTTGCCTCGGAAGATACTCTTAAAATCACCGGACCCAAGGGTTCCATCGACAAGGTCAGGGTGCTCGGCCCCGTCAGAAAAGCCACTCAGATAGAAATATCGATAACTGATTCTTTTATTCTCGGAATAAAAGCTCCGGTAAGGCAGTCCGGCGATGTCAAAGGTTCCGCGGGCATAAAAATAACAGGCCCCAAGGGCGACATAGAAATAAAAGAAGGCGTCATCGCCGCCAAAAGGCATGTGCATATGACACCCGCCGACGCCGCTTATTTTGAAATCAAAGACGGCGATATATTGAGAGTTAAAACCCTCGGCGAGCGCGCTGTGATTTTTGAAAATATGGTCGCCAGAGTGTCGGATAAAATGGCTCTGGAATGTCATATCGACACGGACGAAGCCAACGCCGCCGGACTTAAAAACGGCGATATGGCGGTAATTTTGTAGAAAAAACAATGCTTAAAAAAGCCATAGTCGTTATTCTGCTTGCCGGTCTGACTTGCGCGCTGCATTCCGAGCCCGTCGGCAAAACGAACCAGGATGTGGGAAAAATTGCCGAGCCGATTCTCGACAATATTCTGAACGCGCAAGGAATGACTAAAGTTTTGTGGAAAGGCAGATACGATAAAACCGAAGAAGACGTTCTCATAACGGTCGTCATAACAAAGCGAAAGAATAAAAATCTTGTTACCGGCCTGTGGTTTCAGTGAATAATTTTGTAGGGGGGAATAAAATGAACATCCGTGCGGCCATTGTATTTTCGTCGATAATTATAGTGGCGGTCAACCATTGTTTTGGCGCCGTTTCGCCGACTTCGCAGGGGAGAATCAAATTCGACGTTGACATATATGACGACGCCGGCATAGACACGATAAGCAGCATAATAACCTTAAACAACATCAAAGCTTCCGAGATAGAGCCCTTCATTCGAGCCCGATTGTCGCGCTACGGCGCAGTTCAGGTCAACGACGCTTTGAATATGATTATCGTTACCGACAAAGAGCCAAAAGTAAATGACCTGTCCGAACTCGTCCGGAAACTTGACGTAAGCGGACTGAAAGAATTTTTGAGATTGGAAACCGAGACGATACCGCTGAAGCACACCGACCCGACGGACGTAATACCGCTCGTCCAGTCGCAACTGTCCACCGAGGGAAAAATATCCGCCGACGTTTTGCATAATGCCATAATAATAACCGATGTAAAAAGCAAAATCGACTTTGCGAAAAGCATAATAGCCAGATTGGACACGAAAATCCCGCAGGCGCTCATAGAGGCGAAGATTATAGAGGTAAGCGGTGACTACATAAGCAAGCTCGGACTGGACTGGGATGCTGTTCTTTCGGCGGTCGGCGGTTATGGATATATCGGCGGTGATTTGTATTTTGGCAAAGAGGTCAGAGAACAACTGACCCAGGATCAGTCGGGATCGTCGGGTTATGAAAATAGATATAAATATACAACGGAATATCCTCAAACATTCGTGAGGGCATATTACAACGTCGGCGTTAATTTCAGAACTTTTTTTGAATTCGTGAACTTCCTCGTCAATGAAAACCACGCCAAAATCATATCGTCTCCGCGGATTGTGGTGAAGAACAGCAAAAGCGGCAGGGTTTACACCGGCGATGCGGTTCCATATACCGAGCAAGGAGATACTTACGAAAGGCGGGCGGGAACGGGAATAACTTTGAACATTACGCCGAAAATCCGTTCTGGCGGACTGATAAACCTCGATGTCTACGCGAGTGTCGGCGATATAACCGGCTGGGGCGCAAAAGGCGCGCCGATAATTAACGAGAAGACCGCCCAGTCCAACATCGACGTCAAAGACACTCAGACATTCGTGATGGGAGGACTTGAACGGACTACTTATGTTGACTCGGTAAAAGGCGTTCCGCTGCTGAAAGACATACCCATCATCAAATATCTTTTCTCGAAGAAAACAAAAACCAAAATCAGCAGACATATCCTTGTTTTTATCACGACGACTATCTTAAAAGACGGCGAAGAAATCTTCAAGAAAGACATCGAAAAATTACAAAAGACCGGCGACTGATACACAAAGCCGGCGAACAAACTGTTCGAAAACTTAAATGTGCGGACAAAATATCTATGAACGCGCGAATTAGTTTCGTCGACCAAAGAATCCCTTCCGACAAAACGGAACCGACCGCGAAAGATATTTTCCGTGCGGCCGGACAGATAGTGTTCAATTACTATAAACTGGTTCTGAAAAAAGATATTCGGCGCATCAAAATAAATTATTCCGTCACTTTTACGAAATGACAAACGAGCATTACACCTGAACAAAAAGTTGCGCAAGTTCGGGGTTATTTCGCTGTATATATCCAAGGAGGATGTACTATGGAAGCGCTGGGAATGATTGAGACAAAAGGTCTTATCGCGTTAATCGAAGCGGCCGACGCGGCCGTCAAAGCGGCCAACGTAAAACTCGTGGGCTGGGAAAAAATCGGTTCCGGTTTTGTAACAGTTCTTTTCCGCGGAGAAGTTGCGGCCTGCAAAGCGGCCTGCGACGCCGGCGCCGCATCCGCCCAGAAAGTCGGAGAACTCGTAGCCGTGCACGTGATACCGCAGCCCGCCTTCGACTTGGAAGGCAAGATGCCGATATCGCTGCCCGAAACGCTCAACAGAGCAAAAAAGTAAGCAGAATTAAGTAGCGGGCGAATTGCTATTCGCCAAATTTGTGGGATGGCAATCCCACCGCTACACTTAATCCTATTAATCGGAGAGAAAATGCTATTCGCAAGAGTTATAGGCAACGTCGTTTGCACTCGCAAGGACGAAAAGCTCGTCGGCACCAAGCTTCTTCTGGTGCAGCCTCTCGATACTCCCGCCGCGCCGGGCGCCGAGGATAAGCCCAAGGGCAATCCTATGGTGGCCATAGACGCGGTGGGCGCCGGCGAGGGGGAGTTCGTGCTGATAGTCCAGGGATCAAGCGCCCGCCAGACCAAGCGCACCGAGGGCAATCCCGTCGACTGCACCATTATGGCCATAGTCGATTTCGTCGAGAAAGATGGCACGGTTGTCTTTAAAAAAAGCGCGGACAAATAGAGGCAGGCAGCAGGTAATAGGCAGTAGGGTGTAGCGGGCGAATTGCTATTCGCCGTATTTTGTGGGATAGCAATCCCACCGCTACTATTGCCTATCTCCTGTTCCCTTATTTACTTATGGAAATAAACGAAAAAGATATTCAGTCGCTTGTCTCGGAAGTCATCCGCCGGATGAGTGTTTCTTCGGTGTCGCCGTCCGAGTTATCGTCGGGGGGGTCGGGCGGGCCGATATGCGCTTCGCTCGACGAGGCCGTCGCGCTGTCGGCAAAAGCCCAGGGTGTTTTCGCCCGTCAGGGTCTCGCGCAGAGAGAAAAAGTCATCGCCGCTATGCGCGAAGTTTCTCTCGGTAACGCCGAGAAATGGGCTAAGATGGCCGTTGAAGAAACTTCAATGGGCAGGTGGGAAGATAAAGTAAAAAAGAACGTTCTCGCGGCGACGAAAACCCCCGGCGTCGAAGACATCAAACCCGAGGCATTCACCGGCGACCACGGTCTGACACTCGTGGAAAAAGCGCCGTTCGGCATTATAGCCGCCGTGACTCCGTCGACCAATCCCGCCGCCACGATTATAAACAACGCGATCTCGATTATTGCGGCGGGCAACTCGGTAATATTCGCGCCGCATCCCGCTTCAAAAAAAGTCGTTCACGATTCGATAAAAGTCATAAACGACGCCATAGTCGAGGCCGGTTCTCCGTCGGGACTTATAACCACCGTGAATCCTCCGTCGGTGGAGTTCACCAAGGCGCTTCTGAATCACCCTGAGGTCAAAGTCAATCTTGTCACGGGCGGCCCGGCGATAGTTAAAGTCGCCATGGGCGCGGGCAAAAAAACCATTGCCGCCGGTCCGGGAAATCCTCCCGTGGTCGTGGACGAAACCGCCGATTTGGCGCGTGCCGCGGATTCTATAATTACCGGTGCGTCCTTCGACAACGGAGTGCTTTGCACCGCCGAGAAAGAGACGATAGTCGTTTCTTCCGTCGCCGAAACTTTCTTAAAACACATGCGCTCGGACGCGCGCGCGTACGAACTCACCGTCGAGCAGATGGACGCTCTTGCTAAAGTTGTAATCAAAAAAGTCGGCGGACACGGCTGCGAAGGCGAAATGAACCGCGATTACGTCGGCAGGAAC
This Elusimicrobia bacterium HGW-Elusimicrobia-1 DNA region includes the following protein-coding sequences:
- the hrcA gene encoding heat-inducible transcription repressor HrcA, with amino-acid sequence MRKADVVKTKNRKNKILHAAVHHYIKTGAPASSKVLVGDYGVDCSSATVRNILAELEEDGYLAQPHTSAGRVPTDKGYRAYVDMLEGARRVALDEASRLRKAYDNRAAELEEVIVNTSRVLTSLSHYSGFVSLPAKDRTRIKDVELITVPGGKTLFVFVTDTGLVRHRLFGFEISRAAAGYINAYLRERLVGGTLDDAQSAVSNIQGDLAGSPADFRDIGRLLSSAFDYQENLHIEGVANIMALPEFRDLNIADFLGESSLEAGHRPGPLARVIRDNMTALDVKVIIGAETRCKGFECASAVIRSYSRDERPVGVLGILGPKRMEYSKMMSIVDNVSKMLEKALKDI
- the grpE gene encoding nucleotide exchange factor GrpE, yielding MTKKENESVDCKKTVPEPVSGSDAPAASPVDPNKAATQGGADYYEQLLRLRADFENYRKRVEREKAAQRAWAKEEILVKQISLLDIMTQALTAAKNTRDIEGVLVGLEMIIKEFEKMLAEEGVTAVAADGSFNPAVHEAVETLEDASLPDGGIKEVMSKGYMMGERLIRPARVKIVKNKTQDKEIPLNPPFAKGEKDESVL
- a CDS encoding molecular chaperone DnaK; the protein is MSRIIGIDLGTSNSAASAMEGGKAVIIPSAEGTSIGGKAFPSYVALTKDGQVLIGEPARRQAVSNPEGTFTAFKRKMGTDFKYKAHGKDFTPQQLSAFILQKIKSDAEAFLGQKIDKAVITVPAYFNDNQRQATKDAGTIAGLEVVRLVNEPTAASLSYGIDKAGADQIILVFDLGGGTLDVTIMEMSKDGTFNVLATSGDTQLGGTDMDNALIDHIAGEFKKESGIDLRNDKMAMQRLKEAAEKAKIELSNILETDINLPFITADASGPKHLTMKISRAILEKLVHPIVARCAASIAGAIEDAKGAPGSHVKSVSDISRIILVGGPTRMPMVQKFVEEQAGKKVERGVDPMECVAMGAAIQGAVLTGDVKDILLLDVTPLTLGIETLGGVRTPLIERNTTVPVKKSETFSTAADSQMSVEVHVLQGERPMASDNVSLGRFMLDGIPPAPRGAPQIEVTFDIDASGILHVTAKDKGTGKEQSIKIEASSKLSKDEVEKYVKEASQYSDADKKKKEEIEAKNELDTVIYGTEKALKDHGDKLSQDERLGIERAVSEAKESAKLSDVEKIKKAKDALVKESYKIAEIAYKQSQAKGGAAGQGGPSAAGGAEGAAPGGEGNNNSNNNNVVDAEIVDEDKGGGPESK
- the dnaJ gene encoding molecular chaperone DnaJ, which translates into the protein MPKDLYEILGVKKTASLDEIKQAYRSLAIKFHPDKNPGDKSAEEKFKEINAAYEVLADAKKRDLYDRMGPAAFTGGGAAGQGGGYARYADGVDFGDISDLFGDVFDIFGAQAAGGRSFRYKRQRAERGVDIRIGIELALRDALSAVEKHLEVPRMEPCAACRGTGAKGGAAPRTCRDCGGRGQVVSSRGFFTYASPCPECGGKGTVIDEPCTSCRGTGLERRLHKITVKVPAGVADGTVLKIAGSGEVSSAGYPGDLYISIRLRKDPQFDRQGDDVIFETHLHYHQFVFGADIEVPTLEGTATVKVPPSTTPGTILKLKDHGIPHLGRRGRGDQLVKLKLKMPQNMSERQKLYLRQYAQSLAE
- a CDS encoding tRNA (N(6)-L-threonylcarbamoyladenosine(37)-C(2))-methylthiotransferase MtaB, translating into MKIHFYTFGCKVNQYDTQSLKDKLEAEGHTSSETIADADAVIINSCTVTAEADRQCRQIVRRMLRESGSARIIINGCYSRRAREELTEIFKDAPRVRVASSSGEILEMLRPQYKKPGVPSGDVKPYLPEFSAAPLKNFLEKSRAYVKIQDGCDQFCSYCIVPTVRPALSSRPSREVLAEISSLTANGYPEIVLCGVRLGRYAPAAGYTLENLIAELLSLRDDFRIRLSSIEINEITPGLIRLMKEKPLRICPHLHIPLQSGSDAVLKKMNRPYTAAEYENKISSIKKEFSDAGVTLTITTDVIVGFPSESDEDFKSTRSLCERVEFSKLHIFPYSERPGTAASKMTLRRDAAYLRALDTRKKNLFELTARLEKTARAASEREAHRAIALGRGWVLTEDYQYYKTDTPAPDGIFDFEPPRIP